The nucleotide sequence CCCCCTTGCGCCCAACGTATGCAGGGCTTATAACGAATTCGGTATCGACTTTGTTCAAGGTTACGGTTTGACCGAAACCTCTCCCATTATTGCTCTTAATCCGAAAGAACGCTTTAAAATCGCCAGTGTCGGACAGTACTTTATTTCTTGTATGGAAATGAAGATTCTCGATCCTGATGAAAAGGGAATAGGTGAGGTTGCCGTAAAGGGGCCGATGGTTATGCAGGGCTATTACAATATGCCCGAAGAAACAGCCGAAGTTCTTTCTCCCGACGGCTGGTTAAAGACGGGAGACCTCGGCTGGCTTGACGATGAGGGTTATCTCTACCTCTGCGGAAGGGCTAAGAACCTCATAGTTACCGCCGGAGGAAAAAACGTCTTCCCCGAAGAAATCGAAAATATGTTCCAGCTTTATTATAATGAAATTGAACAGATTACCGCTGCAGGTTATCAGGCTGAAGAAGGCGAAGAAGTCGAAGCCCTTGTTTATCCTGCCGATGAACTTTACAAAAAGCTTAATATGACGCGCGGCACAAGCGAAGGCGATGCAGCCGTTCAAAAAGAAATCGATGCCATTATCGAAACCGTAAATAAAAAGCTTTTACCTTATCAGCGGATTACAAAGACAACCTATCTGTCCGAACCCTTGGAAATGACTACTACCAAAAAAGTAAAGCGTTTTAAGAAGTAGGTATTGGTAAAAACTTCTTGGATTAAGTTTTTAAGACATAAAAAATTCCCCGAAAAGCTCGGGGAATTTTTTATTATATCTTAAATATCTTGTTATTTTTCTTTTCTTTTTGTATATTGAATAAATGTCATATTCTTATACTATTCGGGAACTGGAATTATCTATAAATTCGGTATGTAATTTGCGTTGTAGAGAGTGCGGCTTCTTTACTCCCAATCAACCTAAGGCTGCTATGACAGATGATATAATCGGCGAACATCTAAATAGTTTAAAAATTCTTGAAAAGGAAAAAATTGAAATTCTTAGTCTTGCAATTCTTGGAGGAGAGCCTACTCTTACATCTTTGTATTTGGAAAAAGCGGCTTGTACATTTTCAAAACTAGGAAATATTAAAAATATAGAAGTTGTCTCTAATGGATTATATCCTCAAGGGCTTACACTAAATACTTTAAAATCAATAAATAAGCTTTCGATAAGTGTATATATAAAGGATGAAGTCTTTATCTATGCATGGAAAAATTTTGTAATAAAAAATGCTCCTGATGTGAAGCTTGAATTCAGAATAGAAAAGCTTTGGGATAAAACTACGGGAAATTATTTTGTTCCAAAAGATAGAGCCCAAACATTCTACAAAGAATGTTGGTATAAAATGCATTGTGCAACATTAGAACGTTCCCGATTATTTATTTGTTCCCGTGCTGCAAAGCTGCAAAATGATTTTGACGGATTGTTATTAACCGATAATACAAAATCCTCGGATATTATAAATTATTTAACAAGAGATGAATGTTTATCATCATGTCAAACTTGTGTTCCATCTATGAAATTAGGAAAAGTACAAGGAGGTCATCAGCCTAATACTATTTCAATTCAGGCTATGATGAATACTGCTATAGATTATCTAAATAGTTACAGCTGATTAAATAGTCTATCTGAAGTATCCGGTCCTATATTACCGGATTGGACTTTTACCTTTCTGCCTGTATATTTATTTTCGGATATTCTAACGGCAATAAGTTTATATGCCTTAAAAAGAGATACTGCTTCTTTATTAATAACATTTGTCAAAATAATTATCCTTTTAACTTTTGAGTTATGTTCTATCTTTTTTATAATATCGATTATTGTTTTTCCGTTATTTATTACTCCATCGACTAAGATAATATTATCTGTCTCTATTTTAGGCATATCATGGGAAGAATTATATGATTCAAATTTTGCATTAAACGACATATACAAGCCGTCTGCAAGAAATCTTCCGCTTCTTTCTATGCTTAGAATTGTTGTTTCTTCAGGTTTATATTTTTGTAAATATCTACATAATTTTTTTCCCAGTTGAAAATGAGCTTCTGCTAAACGATTTCCGATAATTCCTGAGTCGGATTTTGTAATTTTGATTAACGAATTTATTTCATCAATCTCATCGCTGTTTATAGATTTATCCTGATCTAAAATATGTAAATTATTTTGTAAGTTAATAATATTCAAATTTTCAATTTCCGAATATGATAGGCTTCTGCTCAAGTGCTCATTTATAATTAAAAAACCTTTATCGGCTTCTTTAAGCATATATAGATCATTTTTACTGTCTCCATAGGCTGTTACATTATATTTTTTCTTTAGGAATTTTACAACAAAATATTTTGTGTCAGCCGATATGTATTTACCGGCAAATGTTTTTACTCCTAATTCCTTTCCCAAATTGTCTTCCCATATTTCAGGTATACCTGACGATAAAATAATACTTTTGTTTTCTATACATTGTTCCTTTAAACTTGTATATTCTATTTTTTTTATATTTTGTAAATCTGCCGATTGTAAGAAGGGTTTTATATATTTATCTTGAAGCCAAAATTGATAACCGGTATATATATTATTATCAAAAATATTTGTGGTAAAGTTCAGTAAATATTTTGATGAATCATATGGTATAAGTGTTTTGTCTCCGTCAAATATATTTATTGAATCCGATACTATGTTTATTGATTCGAAAATTGTTCTTGCAAAATTAACATTGCTATATCCGTTGAGAATATCTTTTAAAAAAGGAGTAAAGTTTTTATAATTTGTTTCATAATCATCAATAACATAGAAATCCTTATCTGCTCTATGACATATTTCACGAAGTGAATTTATTTCTTCAAGCTGCCATTCTATAATTGTACTGATATTTTGGGGAATATATTTTTGATTTTTTTCGGATTCTTTCATTCTTTCGTAGATAAGTTCAGGTTTTTGATATAAGTACATAAAAACATCAAATACTTTATCTTCAAAAGTAAAAACCGTTTCTTTACCTTTTTCGGTTATAAATTGATAATGTCCGTCAATAAGAAATTCGGTTTCTTGACTTAATTGATTTAAAAGAGTTCTGCGCTTTTCGAAAATATCCCCTTGTATGTTTTGCAATAATTTGTATCCGCTTATAGTTTTGATAAAACCGGAGGCTGTTTCCAATAATGTTGATTTTCCGGCACATGGTAAACCGTACAAAGCAATTTTCATATTAATACTCCAATTTGATTATTTTATTGATGATAATTTTTCTAAATATTAGTATGTGTTAACCACCAATCAGCACAATGATTATTTCTATCTCTAATATATTTATCCGTTCTGGGTAATGATAGGAGATAGTTATATAGATCATAGTTTTTCTTTATTGCACATTTAAATAGAGGTGTAAAACCGTTACTATCTTGTTGATTTAAACCAATATCGTGGTATTCACATAGCCTCTTTACAAATTTTGTTCTATTATGCCAACAAGCAATCATTAAAGGTGTATTACCTTCGTTTCTACATTTAATATAATTTTTTTGTGTTTCTTTTACACTTCCTTTATTGTAGTCTGCGTTATTGTCTAATAACCGGCAAAATGATTTAAAATCATTAACTTGAATACAGTGGCTTAACGGTGTTAAAAAGTATTTATAATTATCCGTTTTGTTAACATTTGCCTTACATTTTTTTATCAGAAATTCCAATTTTTTATATTTTAATATATTTTTACTTCTTATGCAGCTGATAAGTAAGGTATATCCTCCGGATAAATAGTCATCGATATTTTCGATAGCAGGATAATTGTTCCAATCTTCCAAAAATAAAGAATCTATTTTTTCGATTTCGTTATAATCGTTTTTTTTGATGTATTGATAACCGATATAATCTCTTAATAGTAGAGATTTTTCATATTTTAAAGAAAAACCAATATCATCATGAAGTATGTAAACATTATGTCTTTGTTCTTTTGAATATTTTTTTGCAAATAAGATGATTTTTTCATCATTGATACCTGTAAAGTTACGGTCATTATGAATATATATTTTGTCTTTTAAATTTTCAATGCGCTGCATAGCAAGCCATGCCTCATTATTTTTTTTCTTATCTTTTTGATAATTTAGCTCATCAATTATTGTTTGTGTTATTATTACACATGAAAAGTCAGACAACAAATTATCTATAATGTTTATATTTTTTAACAGGGCAGAAGTATCGGGAATCACTGCTGAATTTTTGTAGTCATTAATAATCATTTTACAGCTCATAGGGAGATACTATAGGAACCTCATAAAATTTTATTTTTAGAAGGTTCCTATAGCTTTTTACGTATCTATTCTTCTTGTTCTTCCATGAAGGCCTTGGCTTCGGCTATTATCTCGTCGGCAATCTTACCTGAAATCGGATCATAGTGATCAAAGGACATTTCAAAAGAACCCGTACCGCTTGTCATCGAGCGGAGGTCTATTGCATAGCGCAAAAGCTCCTTGTGGGGAACCTGAGCTCTGATTTCTTCAATGCCGCTTGCGGGCGAGGACTGGCCTAGGATTCTTCCTCGACGTGAAGAAAGATCGCTCATTATATCTCCGAGATATGAGGTCTCAACAAAGACGGTCAGGTTCATAATGGGCTCAAGGAGGATGGGGCCTGCATTTCGCATTGCATCCTTAAAGGCATTTCGAGCTGCAATCTTAAAGGCCATTTCCGATGAGTCTACGGGGTGTTCTTTACCGTCGAGAACGGTTACGGCAACATCGACTACGGGATAGCCTGCAGAAACGCCTTTTTCCATAGCCTCAATAACGCCCTTTTCAACACCGGGTATGTAGCCCTTGGAGATAGCTCCTCCGAAAACCGCATTGGTAAATTTGTATTTTTCGCCTCTGGGGAGGGGTTCGATTGCCAAAACAACCCTGCCGAATTGCCCGTGGCCGCCCGACTGCTTTTTATGCGTGTATTCGGCTTGGGATTTGCGCTGAATCGTTTCTCTATAGGCAATTCGGGGAATGGAGGTTTGAATTTCTATCTTTGATTGATTTTTAACCTTATCCAAAACTATGCTCGTATGTAAATCGCCCATGCCTGATAGAACGTTTTGCTTTGTTTCGGCATTAAAAGCAAAGGAGAGGGTCATGTCTTCTTCGCATGCCTTAAAAAGCTGTTCGCTGACCTTATCGTCATTCTTTTTGTCGATTGCGGAAACAGCCAACGAATAGATGGGTTCGGGAGTTCTAAGCCTTACAAATGGTATTATATCGGCTGATGCAGCTAAGGTATCGTTCGTCTTTGTGCTGGTAAGCTTTACCAAAACTCCTATATCGCCTGCTGAAAGCTCTTTTACTTCCGTAAGCTTTTTACCCAGGGTCTTATAAATTTTACCGACCCTTTCCTTTTTTTCTTCTCTAAGATTGTAGATCTCTGAATCGGCTGAGAGAGTTCCCGTAATAACTTTTACATAGGAAAGTCTGCCTGAAAATTGGTCGTTGGAGGTTTTTACTACAATGGCCGAAAGAGGAGCTGAAGAGTCCAGTTTAACTGAGATTTCTTCTCCTTCCTTTGTAACTCCTCTTTCCAGGGCTCCTTCAGGTGAGGGAAGAATTTCGCTTATAAAGCGTAAAAGAGAATTAAGGCCTGAATTATTTATTGCAGAGCCTGCAAAAAGAGGAACAATTCTATTATCGGCCATGGCGAGGGTAAGACCTCGGCTTATTTCTTCAGGAGAAAGCTCTCCTTCATCTATAAATTTTACGAGTAGTTCTTCATCGCCTTCGGCGGCAGCTCCGGCCAAAACCTCCAGAGCATCCTTGTATTTGTCCTGATATTCGGCAGGGATTTCCGTTTCTACTTCTTTTCCATCTTCGATTTTATAGGCCTTGCCGTGAAGAACGTCTACAACACCCTTAAAATTATCTCCTGTTCCCATGGGAAAGCTTACAGGGAAGACATCTACTTGAAACTGCTTTTTAACATCGGCTATACAGTTATCGAAGTCGGCTCTGCCTTCATCCATCTTGTTTGCAAAAACCAAGCGGGGCTTGTTTCTTCTGTCAAGGTCGCGCCAGTACTTGATTGTTTCAATTTGTACGCCCGATCTTCCGTCCAAAACTATGAGGGCTGCTTCGGATGAGCGGAAAGCAGCTATTACCTCACCGATAAAATCAGAAGCTCCGGGAGTGTCCCAAATATTTATGAGCTTATCGTCTTTTTGTAAATTAACTAAGGTTGAGTAAATAGATATTTTTCGATCGATTTCTTCCTGACTGTAGTCCGTCACGGTCTTTCCCGAGTCTACCGATTCTGCCTTAGCGATAAGGCCAGAAACATAGAGCAAGTGTTCCACAAGACTGGTTTTGCCCGATTGTCCGTGTCCGGCAACGGCGATGGTTCTGATTTTATCCGTTGTAAATCCCATAAAAACTCCTTTTTATATAAAGCCTAAAAGCTTAAATTTGATCACAGAATAAGTTTGATCACAGAATAAGGATACACTATATTTTTAAAAATTGCAAGGTTAAGAATATAAAATTGCAAAAAATGCCCACAGCATTTGAACCTCATACTTTGACATTTGCACTTTGTTACAGTTTTTCGATTTCTTCACGGCTTAAGCCGGTTCCTTCAGCTATTTTATCAATATCAAATCCAAACTGCTTAAAAGCCTTAGCTGTTTCGATGGCTTTTTGGTACGCTCCATCAGAAAAGCCTTGCCGTATTCCTTGTTCTATACCAATTCTTAGACTTTCTTCTCTTTGTACTGCAATGTCCGTATCATAATCATATTCTGCTACTAACATGTTTATTACCTCCCGTGATTTTCTCATTAAGTATTCTTTTAAGATCCCTTTTTCTATACATATTTTTATTGCATTGGTAAAACCATTTTCAGGGTCGAGTTGTGTTTGCTTTCTTACCTCTTCTACGAATAGGCTGTATTCTTCGAGCGGTTTACACGCCGTTAGAATTTTGTTTGCCTTATCCGTATTGATGTTTAAAACCTGTACTGTCAGTTCCAACGGCGCTTGTTCAGGTTTTGTAATAAAGGCATCAGATAATTTTAGAGCTGTAGTTTCAGGGTAGTCTTCCTTGCCGTTATAAAAGACATAGAACTCAGGCGTAGGTATTTTAGATA is from Treponema denticola and encodes:
- a CDS encoding uracil phosphoribosyltransferase, whose translation is MKIALYGLPCAGKSTLLETASGFIKTISGYKLLQNIQGDIFEKRRTLLNQLSQETEFLIDGHYQFITEKGKETVFTFEDKVFDVFMYLYQKPELIYERMKESEKNQKYIPQNISTIIEWQLEEINSLREICHRADKDFYVIDDYETNYKNFTPFLKDILNGYSNVNFARTIFESINIVSDSINIFDGDKTLIPYDSSKYLLNFTTNIFDNNIYTGYQFWLQDKYIKPFLQSADLQNIKKIEYTSLKEQCIENKSIILSSGIPEIWEDNLGKELGVKTFAGKYISADTKYFVVKFLKKKYNVTAYGDSKNDLYMLKEADKGFLIINEHLSRSLSYSEIENLNIINLQNNLHILDQDKSINSDEIDEINSLIKITKSDSGIIGNRLAEAHFQLGKKLCRYLQKYKPEETTILSIERSGRFLADGLYMSFNAKFESYNSSHDMPKIETDNIILVDGVINNGKTIIDIIKKIEHNSKVKRIIILTNVINKEAVSLFKAYKLIAVRISENKYTGRKVKVQSGNIGPDTSDRLFNQL
- a CDS encoding ankyrin repeat domain-containing protein encodes the protein MIINDYKNSAVIPDTSALLKNINIIDNLLSDFSCVIITQTIIDELNYQKDKKKNNEAWLAMQRIENLKDKIYIHNDRNFTGINDEKIILFAKKYSKEQRHNVYILHDDIGFSLKYEKSLLLRDYIGYQYIKKNDYNEIEKIDSLFLEDWNNYPAIENIDDYLSGGYTLLISCIRSKNILKYKKLEFLIKKCKANVNKTDNYKYFLTPLSHCIQVNDFKSFCRLLDNNADYNKGSVKETQKNYIKCRNEGNTPLMIACWHNRTKFVKRLCEYHDIGLNQQDSNGFTPLFKCAIKKNYDLYNYLLSLPRTDKYIRDRNNHCADWWLTHTNI
- a CDS encoding Rpn family recombination-promoting nuclease/putative transposase gives rise to the protein MSTSNRKYKDSVFVDLFSEDERAKENFLSLYNALHGTNLPMSCPVENIRLDNVMYMNIINDVSCLVDGKIIILAEHQSTINENMPLRFLEYIARLYEKLQAPTDRYLKKLSKIPTPEFYVFYNGKEDYPETTALKLSDAFITKPEQAPLELTVQVLNINTDKANKILTACKPLEEYSLFVEEVRKQTQLDPENGFTNAIKICIEKGILKEYLMRKSREVINMLVAEYDYDTDIAVQREESLRIGIEQGIRQGFSDGAYQKAIETAKAFKQFGFDIDKIAEGTGLSREEIEKL
- the fusA gene encoding elongation factor G, whose amino-acid sequence is MGFTTDKIRTIAVAGHGQSGKTSLVEHLLYVSGLIAKAESVDSGKTVTDYSQEEIDRKISIYSTLVNLQKDDKLINIWDTPGASDFIGEVIAAFRSSEAALIVLDGRSGVQIETIKYWRDLDRRNKPRLVFANKMDEGRADFDNCIADVKKQFQVDVFPVSFPMGTGDNFKGVVDVLHGKAYKIEDGKEVETEIPAEYQDKYKDALEVLAGAAAEGDEELLVKFIDEGELSPEEISRGLTLAMADNRIVPLFAGSAINNSGLNSLLRFISEILPSPEGALERGVTKEGEEISVKLDSSAPLSAIVVKTSNDQFSGRLSYVKVITGTLSADSEIYNLREEKKERVGKIYKTLGKKLTEVKELSAGDIGVLVKLTSTKTNDTLAASADIIPFVRLRTPEPIYSLAVSAIDKKNDDKVSEQLFKACEEDMTLSFAFNAETKQNVLSGMGDLHTSIVLDKVKNQSKIEIQTSIPRIAYRETIQRKSQAEYTHKKQSGGHGQFGRVVLAIEPLPRGEKYKFTNAVFGGAISKGYIPGVEKGVIEAMEKGVSAGYPVVDVAVTVLDGKEHPVDSSEMAFKIAARNAFKDAMRNAGPILLEPIMNLTVFVETSYLGDIMSDLSSRRGRILGQSSPASGIEEIRAQVPHKELLRYAIDLRSMTSGTGSFEMSFDHYDPISGKIADEIIAEAKAFMEEQEE